One Mesorhizobium sp. J428 DNA segment encodes these proteins:
- a CDS encoding GFA family protein, translating into MKIDGSCHCGAIAYEADIDPARVRICHCTDCQVLSGTAFRITAPAREQDFRLLRGEPAQYVKTAESGRARIQTFCRDCGAPLYATSTGEGPRIFGIRAGTIRQRRELTPLRQFWHRSALLWLPDIDCAEAFETE; encoded by the coding sequence ATGAAGATCGACGGTTCATGCCATTGCGGCGCGATCGCCTACGAGGCCGACATCGACCCGGCGCGGGTGCGGATCTGTCATTGCACCGACTGCCAGGTTCTCTCTGGCACGGCCTTCCGGATTACGGCTCCCGCCCGCGAGCAGGATTTCCGCCTCCTGCGCGGCGAGCCGGCGCAATATGTGAAGACGGCCGAGAGCGGGCGGGCGCGAATCCAGACCTTCTGCCGCGACTGCGGCGCGCCGCTCTACGCGACCTCGACAGGCGAGGGGCCGCGCATCTTCGGCATCAGGGCGGGCACGATCCGCCAGCGGCGAGAGCTGACGCCGCTACGCCAGTTCTGGCATCGCTCGGCGCTGCTCTGGCTGCCCGACATCGATTGTGCGGAGGCGTTCGAGACGGAGTGA